A stretch of the Longimicrobium sp. genome encodes the following:
- a CDS encoding DoxX family protein, with the protein MTWRRASLYLLAAIFVAAGVLHFAIADSYVRIVPPWLPAPRTLVYVSGACEIAGGVGLLVPATRRAAALGLVLLLLAVWPANFQMLLDARESGAPPWWQALLLARLPLQLVLVYWVWWAAARPMPAR; encoded by the coding sequence ATGACCTGGCGGCGCGCCTCGCTCTACCTCCTGGCCGCCATCTTCGTCGCCGCCGGGGTGCTGCACTTCGCGATCGCCGACTCGTACGTGCGCATCGTGCCGCCGTGGCTCCCCGCGCCGCGGACGCTCGTGTACGTGAGCGGCGCGTGCGAGATCGCGGGCGGGGTGGGGCTCCTAGTTCCGGCCACGCGGCGCGCGGCCGCGCTCGGCCTGGTCCTCCTGCTCCTGGCCGTCTGGCCGGCCAACTTCCAGATGCTCCTGGACGCGCGCGAGTCCGGCGCCCCGCCCTGGTGGCAGGCGCTTCTCCTGGCGCGCCTGCCGCTCCAGCTGGTCCTGGTCTACTGGGTGTGGTGGGCCGCGGCCCGCCCCATGCCGGCGAGGTGA